The following are encoded together in the Trichomycterus rosablanca isolate fTriRos1 chromosome 19, fTriRos1.hap1, whole genome shotgun sequence genome:
- the prelid1b gene encoding PRELI domain containing 1b, whose translation MGKYFFSEMDIRSAWEQVLAAFWQRYPNPYSTHVLTEDVLYREVTPDNCLLSRRLFTKTNRLPRWAERIFPNNLSRSVYIIEDSIVDPSNRRLTTLTWNLNHSTLMMVVERCVFHGDLERPVWTRLTREAWISSTVFGLSRPIQEFGFSRFRSNQMKAMKGLEHALSTLQKSAAQGHQVDGLKDSSKKPENLPQASSSSQKPPHYI comes from the exons ATGGGGAAGTATTTCTTCAGTGAGATGGACATCAGGAGTGCATGGGAGCAGGTACTGGCTGCATTCTGGCAGAGATACCCGAACCCTTACAG TACCCATGTTCTAACAGAGGACGTCCTTTATCGCGAGGTGACTCCAGATAACTGCCTCCTCTCTCGCCGCCTTTTCACAAAAACGAATCGGTTGCCTCGGTGGGCAGAGCGAATCTTTCCCAACAACCTATCACGATCTGTTTACATCATAGAGGACTCCATCGTCGACCCTAGCAACAGACGTCTGACCACTTTAACCTGGAACTTGAACCATTCGACATTAATG atggTGGTGGAACGGTGTGTGTTTCACGGTGATCTTGAAAGACCAGTTTGGACGCGTCTCACCAGAGAAGCTTGGATCTCATCAACAGTGTTTGGCCTGTCCAGACCCATTCAG gaaTTTGGTTTTTCTAGATTCAGGAGTAACCAGATGAAGGCGATGAAGGGTCTAGAGCACGCCCTTTctacactacaga AATCAGCGGCTCAGGGCCACCAGGTTGATGGTTTGAAAGATTCCTCAAAGAAACCTGAAAACCTTCCTCAGGCTTCCTCCAGCTCACAGAAGCCTCCACATTACATCTGA